The genomic DNA AGTAGGGGTCTCCTTCTTAGGGTCAACCACATGAGCTAAATACGCTTCACATCCCTGCTGCAACAATTTCTTTACTTGTGGTACTGAAAGAAACTTCTTATCTTGCTTTTGCCCTTGATAACGTATCCTTACATTATCTATTGTATACATAACAACTGTCTTTTTCTTGCAGTCAATATTTACTTTATACAGAGACAACCAATCGATGCCTAAAATAACATCGAATACTCCAAACTCAAAATGTATTAGGTTAGCAAGGAAAGTATGTCTTGAAATCTCTATGGAGCACTTAGGACAGAATTGACTTACATGCACTTTATCCTTATTAGCCACCTCTATGGTAAAAAGTTCATCTAATTCTTCCAacattaattgcattttatttACACAGTTCACAAATATAAAAGATTtagacgctcccgaatcaaatagaACGTTAACAGACACGGAATTAAGAtaaagcgtacctgcaactacatcaGAATCTTGAGCCGAAGATTTCTTAATCATTTTAAAAGTTCTAGCTTTAGCGGTACTTGTTGCTGGTCCTTGGCATGCACTTTTTCCTACGCTGCCCTGGGTAACTGATTTGCAAATCCTAGCAATATGCCCCATTTTGCCACAGCTAAAATAGGTTACTCCTTGGTTCTCAGATTTAAACTCggtggaataatgacccttctggccaCACTTGAAACAGTTGACGTTCTCTTTGCACTGACCACTTGCTTCTTTCTGCTTGTCTTGCAATCGATCACTGGCTTGTTGAACTTTGTCGGAGTAGAAGTAACTGCGGTAGTACTGGGTCTAGCTTGCGGGGAAGTTCTGTCTCCTGAACTTTCTATCTTTATTCTTTCCAAACCGGCACTAAAACTTCTGGCTTACTCCTTCTTGTTCTGACCTTGCAGGtccaccttcaaactttcttttcttctcaccTTCCTCTTTAGCAGCTAACCTCTGGTCACTTTCTATTACTAAGGCATCCTGAACTACCCAAGTAAaggtcttgagttgtaaggctacaactccactcaTAATTTctggcttcaatccttgttgaaactgCTTCGCTCTctgagcttccgaactcacataCTCTGGTGCTATACGAGCCAACTCCGTGaacttggcttcatactctgtgaCACTTCTGTCCCCTTCTTCAACTCTAAAAACTCCATCTCTATCTGACTTTGGAGACAATCcgaaaaatatttttccaagaacagtTCTGTGAATCGGGTCCATGGAATAGGACCTTCCCCTTCTAACGCTcgcgtagactcccaccaatagtttgaatcatttttcagataataactagcataatatatctttaaatcctcactcaccttggtgagtgcaaaagctttctccatttccttcaaccagatCACGGAAGCACCAGGATCCACATCACCTTTAAATTCTGGGGGTTTCACATcctgaaaagacttaaaactgaTATCTTGGGTCATCCCCCCTCAACTggtgctgctgttggatttgcatctgctgctgttggatttgttgttgttgttgtatgagttgttgctgttgttgctgaaATTATTGTTGCTGGTGTTGGAATTGCTGTTGCTGTTGGGCTAACTGAGTAGACTTATGACACAACAAATCTATCAATTCAGTCATGGAGGGATCTTTAGCAGATCCATTGTTGGGTTGAGAATTATTCTTTAATGTAATTCTCCTGAAATAcaacagtcatatataagaaaataaaTTGCTCCAAACAGTTTATACATATGTACCAGGAGagtgttgccactaagacaatatcctcatccccagttaattggatccatcctgagtgaattGATTATATTCTAGAAATagcagcaacagaaacaacaatagTAACAATGCCCAAGTGTATATGAAAACTGAATAACATAATAAAGCAGCTACTATATAACAACCAATAGAAATCCAACAGATACAACTGATATCCAACTAGaaaaccatccgaatacacaataaaactggctgtcatagcagcctccgcctactacaaactacgacataataatgtacatatataaagGAAACAACTACAGAGCTCCTGCAaaccaactctgagctctgtcTATCACTGTTGCCCCTCTGCTCAAACCACTcccactaccactgccaccaatagagcgtaactcaaataccaaccagttAACTAGGTCATGGTACTGAATGGCCCTAAACTCTGAGCTAATAAAAGAGTCAATAGAACTAGCTTTCTCTACAGCAATCTGGGTCAAAGACCTAACTCGGCCCTGAATATCAGGTGAAGGGACATGGATACCCTGAAAAGGTCCAACTTGTATCTGGTCAAGATGTGCAGCCAGCTCTGGGCTCTGCTCTCTAATTAAAGACCTGTTCACTGCCCGGTGAACATGATAGGGAATCAGGGATGAAGCACCTTTAGGAGCAGATGGAGGAACCAGAGGTCTCGAGGAAGAAGAACTGGTACCACAGCCTGGTgggaaatccctaacagcagATACTCACCTCTGTACCCAACGAGGACGGGCACTAGGTCCAGGGATATCCCTCGGTACAAACGGGGACACTTGTGGTGGAGGTAAAGGAGTCTCCTCGGCTAGAACATATAAGGTCCTCTCTGAGTCGGAACTGTTTGAGTCTGACCTGTTCTCCTAGGATGGAGAACTGGAAATCACTATAGGCCACTGCcaataaaataaatatacaggaaagacacaacaaggttaaggcagttctatcaaaacatcaatagatgtgtgggtaacgccgtcggaacccttgACTGAATTTAAGGTTTGCTCCTCtacatgagttgctgactcaaACCTTAAGACACAATTTATATACATTTTTAActcaatccctaacctgaatcagggacttgaacctgtagctctgataccaactgtgacgctctcaaccccggggtcaggagttgacgtcactaaataCAACAAACCACAATATATAttacaagattattattaatattaaactatCATGATACCAAACCAAGATCTggtccaggttcaagtataattcaagTTACTCATTATTACAAATCACTTATTCAAAAAGTCTGACACACtaaacttattcagcaactcatcagaccacaCATGGTCTGATAATAACTACCTCTtaggagccgggtcctgaaggggctgagacacggttctgccaaggtctgatcggtattctaggcatctgcgatatatacaacaggttgcaagggtgagcatataatcgctcagcagtaccaacatatgaacaTTAACATATGAACATTAACATAAGAACAGCAAAATaaatagttataggaacagaactaTAAATCAACATGAATTCCATAATCTGTAAATCATTTTGAAAACCGTAAATAaagaaactggatatcactaactaccATGCTCTTAATAAAATAAACATAGTTATGTGCTGTGTTAGTAatagagtccaattttagcatggTATTCTCATTTTAATTCAACTGTATCAATCACTTATTCCCTTATGGGAATcgcaaagccaaatcagatacataacggatatatgaagacagctgatcaggctatcaacaccagacggctccaactgtcATCCCATACACCTGTTCCAAAATAGAGACTAGTTAGGTctctaacctgctggactaatcggttatgtaatgcgcgtaACCGATTTAGCCTCTTACACCAGCTCGCtaggccactctggcccctatgtatcccatatctgatcattttatccagttttcaaaacacttgtacctatcccATTTAAAAATCATTCATTTTAAAAGCACATGTAAAATCTGCTTCACAAATCGTTTCATTcaagataggtacctttcgaagttaccTTTCCCCAAAATAGGTTTAAAACAGTTatttataactataggggatacgtaacttaaaacatttatatTCCTGTACGAGAATAAAGTAACAGTTTATTCATATGTACGGAACCacaaaagaatggtcaggggtacttgtcttgcaatgctttacaaaaactctaagtagcttttacgctgacttcAGTCCTAgcgaaactcgactgggatccACATTcacagaataccctaattagttatatcAACATCCTTGATATCCTcgaatcctaataacccaattcgATAACCCAACTCGTATAAtgattatacacataatcacgtaaccAGTATTCACATAAGGGTAAAACGTTCATATTATAAAGTACGCTTCTCATATTTAAAatagatttttagaaaaattttaacagcgactcctctatttataagcctacccgtcgaaacatcatcgacgtcaatcCTAATAGATCACAATTCACGTCACAGCCCAATTTTCACAATCACACAATTATTTACATACGAAACCAATTACACgaatcatttttatttatttcataaaattAGGACTTAGAAtcaattcatcaccgtccaccttCCGCTCATAAAAATTTATCGCGGACGGTGGAAAAAATTTTGGGGCACCCGATTATTCGGGTTCCAACATGAAAATTCCACCGATTACTAAAATTCCCGCACAGAATTCATTTCTTTTTATATCATGAATATTAATCAATTATAACCtgcaaaaattataaaataatgaaatgaattttgaaattaactGAACCAAATAGAAAAGGACAGTCACCAACACAGCAACACGCGTGAGACGCGCCACCAATACACACCCACTCGTACACACGCACACACAGTACACTGCACACACACCgttacacacacatacatatatatgcatatatgtCAAGTAAAGAAATTGAAAATGAGAGGGctgtgttagggcgaaaacacgcactaatattcacgcaagtatacgcgttcgcaagtaatatagaatactttctagttcgttccctcaga from Apium graveolens cultivar Ventura chromosome 5, ASM990537v1, whole genome shotgun sequence includes the following:
- the LOC141660977 gene encoding uncharacterized protein LOC141660977, with product MDPIHRTVLGKIFFGLSPKSDRDGVFRVEEGDRSVTEYEAKFTELARIAPEYVSSEAQRAKQFQQGLKPEIMSGVVALQLKTFTWVVQDALVIESDQRLAAKEEGEKKRKFEGGPASYFYSDKVQQASDRLQDKQKEASGQCKENVNCFKCGQKGHYSTEFKSENQGVTYFSCGKMGHIARICKSVTQGSVGKSACQGPATSTAKARTFKMIKKSSAQDSDVVAGTLYLNSVSVNVLFDSGASKSFIFVNCVNKMQLMLEELDELFTIEVANKDKVHVSQFCPKCSIEISRHTFLANLIHFEFGVFDVILGIDWLSLYKVNIDCKKKTVVMYTIDNVRIRYQGQKQDKKFLSVPQVKKLLQQGCEAYLAHVVDPKKETPTFDEIPIVREYPDIFPEELPGLPPDREIEFFIDLIPGAEPGCSATSGLEERNALEVLEAGNRGCRSGSSLGSGYKTRMVDTRKFGCYNCDKVGQFSIKYRKSHKAKDKGKFYQKKDSGSSKKYPVKYYIDKGKSWDDTDDGEKQYGNLALMA